Proteins from a single region of Leptolyngbya sp. CCY15150:
- a CDS encoding biopolymer transporter ExbD, which produces MQLPEETDAPPQINIVPMIDAIFAVLAFFIMSTLFLTRSQGLPVTLPDAATSETQVQEQWVVTLDAQGRVFLNQVPVAVDQLAAQVRSQLTDTNPLVIIQADAATPHGLVVQVMDELRTLEGVRLAIATQRS; this is translated from the coding sequence ATGCAGCTCCCTGAGGAAACCGATGCACCACCTCAGATCAACATCGTGCCGATGATTGATGCCATTTTCGCGGTGCTGGCTTTTTTCATCATGTCCACCCTGTTTCTCACCCGCTCCCAGGGGCTGCCGGTGACCTTGCCCGATGCGGCCACCAGTGAAACCCAGGTTCAGGAGCAATGGGTGGTGACTCTGGATGCTCAAGGACGTGTGTTTCTCAATCAAGTGCCTGTAGCAGTGGATCAGCTCGCGGCCCAGGTGCGATCGCAACTCACCGATACAAACCCTTTGGTGATCATCCAAGCGGATGCCGCCACTCCCCACGGGTTAGTGGTGCAAGTGATGGACGAATTGCGTACCTTGGAGGGTGTACGGCTAGCGATCGCCACCCAACGCTCCTAG
- a CDS encoding alpha/beta hydrolase, with protein MTTTTPIRVTPNADQIARTKAAIDHYITSIDQNPDRRDGAYPYYLFHEPGQPIFGTVMLFHGFSARPHQMWRLADYLFRSGFNVYQASLAGHSFLPADRYWPQIDLKPEYAEPLKRKVKQDPVLMGMLTQMMGGDPTQIKHPNPLQQAALAARLLRIEPELFQIKKALEDYDNPNFDRYFTSSHENYLTEARSRLTELDAMPGAIYTIGLSVGGAVALALAADQPDRIQRVVAYAPLLEIHGKDNELYVNIAGPLDLQEAGWDPSLRFPVGCFTANNRFGDFVLRPESMRTLRRIPTCLILTENEDAADLSTNEKFTQKLGGEAQGHYSYLYSAGDLVPHPMVDPTEVSQSMSNRYWQTMYQETYRFLVQGRIDPDNLARLHQDGQLPLVPDLT; from the coding sequence ATGACGACCACAACGCCGATCCGTGTGACCCCCAACGCCGATCAGATCGCCCGCACCAAGGCTGCGATCGACCACTACATTACCTCGATTGACCAAAATCCCGATCGCCGAGATGGAGCCTATCCCTACTACCTGTTCCATGAACCCGGTCAGCCGATTTTCGGAACGGTCATGCTGTTCCATGGCTTCAGCGCCCGCCCCCACCAAATGTGGCGCTTGGCAGACTATCTGTTCCGCAGTGGGTTCAATGTTTACCAAGCCAGCTTAGCTGGACATAGTTTCTTACCTGCCGATCGCTATTGGCCCCAAATTGACCTCAAACCCGAGTATGCCGAACCCCTGAAGCGTAAGGTCAAGCAAGATCCGGTGCTGATGGGCATGCTGACCCAGATGATGGGTGGTGATCCGACTCAGATCAAACATCCTAATCCCCTGCAGCAGGCCGCTCTGGCAGCTCGACTGCTCAGGATTGAGCCTGAATTATTCCAGATCAAAAAAGCGCTGGAGGATTATGATAACCCTAACTTTGATCGCTATTTCACCTCGTCCCATGAGAATTATCTAACCGAGGCGCGATCGCGTTTGACGGAGCTCGACGCCATGCCGGGAGCAATCTACACCATCGGTCTGTCGGTGGGCGGTGCCGTTGCGTTGGCCCTGGCGGCAGATCAGCCCGATCGCATTCAGCGGGTAGTTGCCTACGCACCCCTGCTGGAAATCCATGGCAAGGACAATGAACTCTATGTCAACATTGCTGGGCCCTTGGATTTACAGGAAGCGGGTTGGGATCCATCGCTACGTTTCCCGGTGGGTTGCTTTACGGCCAATAACCGCTTTGGAGACTTTGTCCTGCGTCCTGAAAGTATGCGTACCCTACGCCGCATTCCCACCTGCTTGATTTTGACTGAGAATGAAGATGCGGCTGATCTGTCTACCAATGAGAAATTCACTCAAAAACTAGGCGGGGAAGCTCAAGGTCATTATTCTTACCTGTATTCTGCAGGTGATCTTGTTCCCCATCCCATGGTCGATCCCACAGAGGTTAGCCAAAGTATGAGCAATCGCTATTGGCAAACGATGTATCAGGAAACCTATCGCTTCTTAGTGCAGGGTAGGATCGACCCGGATAACCTAGCGCGTCTCCATCAAGATGGGCAGCTTCCCCTGGTGCCCGATTTAACCTAG